The following coding sequences are from one Plasmodium gaboni strain SY75 chromosome 10, whole genome shotgun sequence window:
- a CDS encoding putative DNA polymerase zeta catalytic subunit produces the protein MNLAEKPKAFFICKFLFFYYIYKKPILPFDSLKCKISGKEIPYVCIIQILGLSLLGQRVCLYIHDFYPFFYLLIPPEEKNNDKLEIELCEFLEEEYGKTKKDPSSNVCIYNIERVKRKAIYGYNEECDDFLKISFLYPNTINYFASLLKKKLFKKRIWDLYEVHINYMLHFLCMKNIYGCSEIYIDKNIYFRKEFVNEINFECIEKEERWYLGGKKCNLDNFKRNKYLEVDAPLVFTVKTINVNFSSLKRETSYDIECDIKHQHILNEKIYKYEFEKNKIKWKKEFNFDLPINHLDSFAKMWMKEKKRCKYMDMNLKKELFYFSSYENDLCFDTFDVLTERTKKMFQGFLEFMRKRQSEKENVNCEKILECDNIEKIQKYNDIINDDMKLKKDYNFNSGMNNIEVNIKQIRNNDNINNCKNMAHNEGENNMLSNMIGDKKKDHMEISPDFFIQNKEEEKEIEEKREKEKQDEKEKEKEEEGEKEKEDEREKEKEDEIECFIEYVNEKGCIASFEINKKRKEVVRYSFKKEPPRISKCYAVVNNLVDDLRGSDNNIVKEKMKGNIYNKIHDHIEYENKEDTSKFEYIEKENHMENKDNIKKQYEQIKSKNMKKKINIKYGNIFFLEILTEIKDENCYSSDYNQDKIKAIFYIVREERLMNLYEDYNNCMGIIATKPFPNISYLFNENELNKEQLNEEKSNEEQLNEEQLNEEQLNEEQSNEEQSNEEQLKLCRDINHMEDMNICKNNCKCIEKNKDNLRNDKNVINKNNDDSCGRNKEPYCRENGYHKNNRIKEITNNNIKKEKKPFFDFNINYNKVNICIVENERELIQKLINKILFYSPLSIVSYENDKYNINYINQRCLALDIGNFYKMICKLNDQKKFLDLHNAYSRNIKGIIIESLYKLSNTYNTSFENLCKHYLNINIPSVNKYTLYYWYNYKKKRKIKTNESSTSMNKDNLNNDMWNDMDEEDIYFPYRHITIKHYLRKVYFILLIYDKICFLKRKMSFCKYIHVDLLSLINRGSQYIIESFLLKMCIKYNYVLYSPSNKEIFDQRPILHTPLILQPKSSINFFPLLVFDFQSLYPSILIAFNICYSTCLGTITLKRKLSQMDEEKNNEKNNEDTEDLSMQKSGTDVNDMNVMNVMNDMNDMNDKNYINYKNELSCSNKNVLPSDEYKDIMNISGDEKYLFDLLDENINECRSSADPMIESDIIRSNGKELDENIFNGNMTTENHDEIKYKLDMNNKLELRNKNYINKTNEQSICGNINKNKFYSNEDKSMETNFEFIKLGVMKNVPTISSRIKNLKSEDLIITSNNTIYVKKHKRKGICPLFLEDILKTRIMLKRCMGMYEERVSKKLNERMGKLKLILNVATGYIGANFSGRMPCVDISESIISIGRNFLLFIIEYIKENYKFVKILYGDTDSLFLLNETTDDIQSSFKLAYEILNSINNILPLPMYLNFEKIYCPSLLLTKKRYFGFSFKSENQDNPILDLKGVESIRSDQCILVKNILIQIYFILFYFKSNCYFSYCCCCCYLCKNFFSNMICSCKELNVHKTDPCFLFRLLKIVLNICKARRYISQNEDIDNINNNNNNNIKNNNKYDCHGNNHYANKMNDVSNISLQLYQEVPSFDKVKLYKEVMNWIEYYDNENLLLKTLNFLYREKYSFLIYLFNLFDEGTLKKEIEKIIQINFQKIENQKNKKCCFMNPSNVFKSCLCVKNINENVKCDKIRCYCNIKQAMFFFYNPTYNKVDYVFNTKLFYSHLLSHIRKTLSEYFNKIYDNQISCNNFIIYRKVKLGSYKGEMQGIKRKVSLPPQAIVARKMMRDFPNSIITYKEKVPYIFTKKLKDDKFYSSVSHPHFIRGIYKSFKFQCGSTEQVDIFEDNYNNNNNDSSDNNNDSNDHNNNDSNDHNNNDSNDHNNNDNIENFPSSEKSEYCDISENEEKSENCKNSDMSEYCEYDEKQLYVDGMMEINELKNKILPINLKKKMKNKKKKIKEINYDYYIQNLIIPPLKRMLDLLPFCSINLDEIFYRTKRKFNWNKAKLEMFSKYYKNMDNKLLRNNDVTNKGIRMVNIINEDKTNNKEHNGNTKSLNFLHNVNGTMENYKDMNNKSKIIIRLEGQGENEELKVTNKIMNSYVEINKSQDMLKKLNKICLTCANSEMEALACHYSVHCNIFFKRINLQDIILKNKDSINRLT, from the exons ATGAATTTAGCTGAAAAACCAAAAGCTTTTTTTATTTGcaaatttttatttttttattatatttataaaaaacCCATCTTACCTTTTGATTCGTTG AAATGTAAAATTAGTGGTAAAGAGATACCCTATGTTTGCattattcaaatattaGGTCTAAGTCTTTTAGGCCAACGTGTGTGCTTGTATATACACGAC TTCTACCCTTTCTTTTATTTACTAATACCACCTGAGGAAAAGAATA ATGATAAGCTAGAAATAGAATTATGCGAATTTTTAGAGGAAGAATATGGAAAAACGAAAAAAGATCCAAGTAGCAATGTgtgtatttataatatagaaaGAGTTAAAAGGAAAGCTATTTATGGGTATAATGAGGAGTGTGATgattttttgaaaatatcTTTCTTATATCCAAATAcaattaattattttgcaagtttgttaaaaaagaaattatttaaGAAACGTATATGGGATTTATATGAAgttcatataaattatatgttacattttttatgtatgaaaaatatatatggatgttctgaaatatatattgataaaaacatttattttaGAAAAGAATTTGTGAATGAAATAAATTTCGAATGTATTGAAAAAGAAGAGCGTTGGTATTTAGGGggaaaaaaatgtaatttAGATAActttaaaagaaataaatatttagaAGTAGACGCTCCTTTAGTTTTTACAGTAAAAACAATCAATGTTAATTTTTCGTCATTAAAAAGAGAAACGTCATATGATATTGAGTGTGATATAAAACATCaacatattttaaatgagaaaatatataaatatgaatttgaaaagaataaaataaaatggaAGAAAGAATTCAATTTTGATCTTCCTATTAATCATTTAGATTCTTTTGCAAAAATGTGgatgaaagaaaaaaaaagatgtaaatatatggacatgaatttaaagaaggaacttttttattttagCAGTTATGAAAATGATTTATGTTTTGACACATTTGATGTACTAACTGAgagaacaaaaaaaatgttcCAAGGATTTTTAGAATTTATGAGGAAACGGCAAAGTGAAAAGGAAAACGTAAACTGTGAGAAAATATTAGAATGTGATAATATTGAAAAgattcaaaaatataatgacATAATTAATGATGATATGAAACTAAAAAAAGACtataattttaattctggtatgaataatatagaagtgaatataaaacaaataagaaataatgataatataaataattgtAAAAATATGGCACATAATGAAGgagaaaataatatgttatcAAATATGATTGgtgataaaaaaaaggatCATATGGAAATATCACCTGATTTTTTCatacaaaataaagaagaagaaaaggAAATAGAAGAGAAAAGAGAAAAGGAAAAGCaagatgaaaaagaaaaggaGAAAGAGGAAGAAGGagaaaaggaaaaagaGGATGAAAGagaaaaggaaaaagaGGATGAAATAGAATGTTTTATTGAGTACGTTAATGAGAAAGGATGTATAGCTTCCTTtgaaattaataaaaagagAAAAGAAGTGGTTCGTTATTCTTTTAAGAAAGAACCACCTAGAATAAGCAAATGTTATGCCGTTGTTAATAATTTAGTTGATGATCTAAGGGGAAGTGATAACAATATTgtgaaagaaaaaatgaagggaaatatttataacaaAATACATGACCATATagaatatgaaaataaagaagataCATCCaaatttgaatatatagaaaaagaaaatcatatggaaaataaggataatataaaaaagcAATATGAACAGAttaaatcaaaaaatatgaagaaaaaaataaatataaaatatggaaatatattttttttagaaatattaaccgaaataaaagatgaaaatTGTTATTCGTCAGATTATAACCAAGACAAAATAAAGGccattttttatatagtGAGAGAAGAAAGACTTATGAATTTATATGAGGATTATAATAATTGCATGGGAATTATAGCAACGAAACCTTTTCCTAATATTTCATATCTttttaatgaaaatgaattaaataaagaacaattaaatgaagaaaaatCAAATGAAGAACAATTAAATGAAGAACAATTAAATGAAGAACAATTAAATGAAGAACAATCAAATGAAGAACAATCAAATGAAGAACAATTAAAATTGTGTAGAGATATAAATCATATGGAAGACATGaatatttgtaaaaataattgtaaatgtatagaaaaaaataaggaTAATCTAagaaatgataaaaatgtgattaataaaaacaaCGATGATTCATGTGGAAGAAATAAAGAACCATATTGTCGGGAGAATGGTTATCATAAGAATAACAgaataaaagaaataacaaataataatataaaaaaagagaagaaacctttttttgattttaatataaattataataaagttaatatatgtattgtagaaaatgaaagagaattaattcaaaaattgattaataaaatattgttttattCTCCGCTTAGTATTGTTTCCtatgaaaatgataaatataatataaattatataaaccAAAGATGTTTAGCTTTAGATATAGgtaatttttataagatGATTTGTAAACTGAATGATCAGAAAAAGTTTTTAGATTTACATAACGCATATAgtagaaatataaaaggTATCATAATTGAAagtttatataaattatcaAATACTTATAATACTTCATTTGAAAATTTATGTAaacattatttaaatataaatattccATCTGTTAACAAATATACCTTATATTATTGGtataattataagaaaaaaaggaaaataaaaactaATGAATCTTCAACAAGTATGAATAaagataatttaaataatgatatgtGGAATGATATGGATGAGGaagatatttattttccatatagacatataacaataaaacattatttaagaaaagtatattttatactattaatatatgataaaatatgctttttaaaaagaaagatGAGTTTctgtaaatatattcatgttgatttattatctttaatAAATAGAGGATCtcaatatattatagaatCTTTTCTTCTCAAGATGTGTATTAAATATAACtatgttttatattctccttcaaataaagaaatatttgATCAAAGACCTATTTTGCATACTCCTTTAATATTGCAACCCAAAAGTTCAATCAATTTTTTTCCATTATTAGTTTTTGATTTTCAGTCATTATATCCTTCTATTTTAATTGcttttaatatttgttattCAACATGCTTAGGAACCATAACCCTAAAGAGGAAATTGAGTCAAATGGATgaagaaaagaataatGAAAAGAACAATGAAGATACCGAAGATTTGTCAATGCAGAAAAGTGGAACTGATGTGAATGATATGAATGTTATGAATGTTATGAATGATATGAATGATATGAATGataagaattatataaattataagaaTGAATTATCATGtagtaataaaaatgttttaccatctgatgaatataaagatattatGAATATCTCTGGGGATGAAAAATATCTATTCGACTTGTTggatgaaaatataaatgaatgTAGATCATCTGCAGATCCAATGATTGAATCTGATATTATTCGTAGTAATGGAAAAGAATTAGATgagaatatatttaatggGAATATGACTACTGAAAATCatgatgaaataaaatataaacttgatatgaataataaattagaattgagaaataaaaattatataaataaaacaaatgaGCAATCAATATGTGggaatataaataagaacAAATTTTATAGCAATGAAGATAAATCCATGGAAACCAATTTTGAATTTATAAAACTGGGAGTAATGAAAAATGTTCCTACTATTTCAAGTAGAATTAAAAATCTTAAAAGTGAGGATTTAATTATAACTAGtaataatacaatatatGTAAAGAAACACAAAAGGAAAGGAATATGTCCTCTTTTTCTTGAAGacattttaaaaacaaGGATTATGTTAAAACGATGCATGGGTATGTATGAAGAAAGGGTTAgtaaaaaattaaatgaaagaatgggaaaattaaaattaatattaaatgttGCTACAGGATATATTGGTGCAAATTTTTCTGGTAGGATGCCATGTGTAGATATTTCTGAAAGTATTATAAGTATAGGTCgtaattttttattatttataattgaatatataaaagaaaattataagtttgttaaaatattatatggaGATACAgattcattatttttattaaatgaaacTACAGATGATATACAAAGTTCTTTTAAACTTGcttatgaaatattaaatagtataaataatatattaccATTACCAATGTATTTAAATTTTGAAAAGATATATTGTCCTTCTCTTCTTTTAACCAAAAAACGATATTTTGgtttttcatttaaaagTGAAAATCAAGATAATCCTATTTTAGATTTAAAGGGTGTAGAAAGTATAAGATCCGATCAATGTATATtagtaaaaaatatattaatacaaatatattttatccttttttattttaaaagtaattgttatttttcttattgttgttgttgttgttatttatgtaagaactttttttctaatatgATATGTTCTTGTAAAGAATTAAATGTTCATAAAACGGATCCATGTTTTTTATTCAGGTTATTAAAAATTGTATTAAACATATGCAAAGCTAGAAGATACATTAGTCAAAACGAAgatatagataatataaataataacaataataataatattaaaaataataataaatatgattGTCATGGTAACAATCACTATGCtaataaaatgaatgaTGTATCAAATATATCGTTGCAATTATATCAAGAAGTTCCTTCTTTTGACAAGGTGAAACTTTATAAGGAAGTTATGAATTGGATAGAATATTATGATAACGAGAATTTATTACTAAAAACTTTAAACTTTTTATATAGGgaaaaatattcttttttaatatatttatttaatcTATTTGATGAAGgtacattaaaaaaagaaattgaaaaaataatacaaataaattttcaaaaaatagaaaaccaaaaaaataaaaaatgttgTTTTATGAATCCTTCTAATGTTTTCAAAAGTTGTTTATGTGTTAAGAAcataaatgaaaatgtaaAATGTGATAAGATAAGATGTtattgtaatataaaacaagctatgttttttttttataatccaacatataataaagtggattatgtttttaatactaaattattttattctcATTTATTATCTCATATAAGAAAAACGTTAAgtgaatattttaataaaatttatgaTAATCAAATTTCttgtaataattttattatatatagaaaagTGAAATTAGGTTCATACAAAGGAGAAATGCAGGGCATTAAGCGAAAAGTATCACTACCACCTCAAGCAATTGTAGCAAGGAAAATGATGCGAGATTTTCCTAATTCaattattacatataaagAAAAGGTGCCTTACATATTTACTAAGAAGTTGAAAGATGATAAATTTTATAGTTCTGTTTCGCATCCGCATTTTATTAGAGGAATTTATAAGTCCTTTAAGTTTCAGTGTGGTTCTACAGAACAGGTAGATATATTTGAAGacaattataataataataataatgatagtagtgataataataatgatagtaatgatcataataataatgatagtaatgatcataataataatgatagtaatgatcataataataatgataatattgaaaattTTCCGAGCTCGGAAAAAAGCGAATATTGTGATATTAGTGAAAACGAAGAAAAAAGCGAAAACTGTAAAAATTCGGATATGAGTGAATATTGTgaatatgatgaaaagCAGTTATATGTTGATGGTATGATGgaaataaatgaattaaaaaataaaatattacctattaatttaaaaaaaaaaatgaaaaataaaaagaaaaaaataaaagaaataaattatgattattatatacaaaatttaattattcCACCACTTAAAAGAATGTTAGATTTATTGCCTTTTTGTTCCATCAATTTAGATGAAATTTTTTACAgaacaaaaagaaaatttaattGGAATAAGGCAAAATTAGAAATGTTTTCAAagtattataaaaatatggataATAAACTGTTAAGAAATAATGATGTAACAAATAAAGGTATCAGAATGgtgaatattataaatgaagacaaaacaaataataaagaacACAATGGGAATACAAAAAGCTTAAACTTTTTACATAATGTGAATGGAACAATggaaaattataaagatatgaataacaaatcaaaaattataataagGTTAGAAGGACAAGGagaaaatgaagaattaaaagttacaaataaaataatgaataGTTATGtagaaattaataaatcTCAGGATATGctgaaaaaattaaataaaatatgcTTAACGTGTGCAAATTCTGAAATGGAAGCGTTAGCATGTCATTATTCTGTGcattgtaatatattttttaaaaggATTAATTTACaagatattattttaaaaaataaagattCAATAAACAGACTTACATAA
- a CDS encoding pyruvate kinase 2 yields MNLIHICLFIIVIICYVNCIKKNNKNIAYDKFYKQGSNTIVGSGNGSGDLLFLNNININKNIERKKNILAHSEIGTVRNIDDINLLNPNKKNKISFTKCKQIATVGPASENFEQLEKLYLNGIDVFRLNFSHGLKSIKKYIINSIRILENKYDTTIGILGDIQGPKIRIGEFEKNEINEKDNNTFVELKEGDLFSFDLMNTLGNQKRVQLNYPELIKNAKAGQIILLDDGNLKMKILENNYDTNNIQNSYIKVQVLTGGKLYSKKGFCIPNMIMPIDVLSEKDIKDILFCINEEVDFLGYSFVQTEYDLIFLRNIINDYYQSDFYNNIKRKDRINFDQNNLQMKTFDDENDFYIKEINDYYNNYYLKNVQKYKQIYDVYKNQDLYINDNIQNQYNKNIVTNILDDKNIIDDQQDMHNHNIDNTMKNYSNLYNINKDHNKIAIISKIEKPSAIKNIENIIKLSDGIMIARGDLGIETNLSNLPILQKKLINLCRIKYNKPVIVATQMMESMRFLPSPTRAEVTDVATALYDGSDCVMLSAETATGQYPVLTVSTQNKIIKDVENDYYYYEYTQRKNDKLKMLDHKNNCCHQNNNIQEINKYNNEYIQNNKCDHTNENDISYFDKLIFSIRDISNNINLKSIILFSNEFNKIQKLSNLRTKAPIIVITENKYLARKLQLTWGIYPHLSKKQNLFNHDLFSLINYGCDVSKKEGFVNSPDEYSLVTFSKNINSANLLYLCQPCLTN; encoded by the coding sequence atgaatttaattcatatttGCCTATTTATCatagtaataatatgttatgttaattgtataaaaaagaataacaaaaatattgCTTATGATAAATTCTATAAGCAAGGAAGTAATACAATTGTAGGTTCTGGAAATGGATCAGGGGATTTGTTATTTTTgaacaatataaatataaataaaaacatagaaagaaaaaagaacaTTCTGGCACATAGTGAAATAGGGACTGTAAGAAATATAGATGATATTAATCTACTTAATCctaataagaaaaataaaatatctttTACAAAATGTAAACAGATTGCTACTGTAGGTCCTGCATCGGAAAATTTTGAACAGctagaaaaattataccTAAATGGTATAGATGTTTTTAGATTAAATTTTTCACATGGTCTTAAAAGtattaagaaatatataataaattcaATTCGGattttagaaaataaatatgatacAACTATTGGAATATTGGGTGATATTCAAGGACCGAAAATTCGAATAGGAgaatttgaaaaaaatgaaataaatgaaaaagataataatacttttgttgaattaaaagaaggtgatttattttcttttgaTTTAATGAATACATTAGGTAATCAAAAAAGGGTACAATTAAATTATCCAGAATTAATAAAGAATGCAAAAGCTGgacaaataatattattagatgatggaaatttaaaaatgaaaattcttgaaaataattatgatactaataatatacagaattcttatataaaagtaCAAGTTTTAACTGGTGGTAAATTATATAGTAAAAAAGGTTTTTGTATTCCAAATATGATTATGCCTATAGATGTTTTAAGtgaaaaagatataaaagatattttattttgtatcAATGAAGAAGTAGACTTTTTAGGATATTCATTTGTTCAAACTGAATAtgatttaatttttttaagaaatattattaatgattattatcaaagtgatttttataataatattaaaagaaaagatAGAATAAATTTTGATCAGAATAATTTACAAATGAAAACATTtgatgatgaaaatgatttctatattaaagaaataaatgattattataataattattatttaaaaaatgtacaaaaatataaacaaatttatgatgtatataaaaaccaagatctatatattaatgataaCATACAAaatcaatataataaaaatattgttaCCAATATTTTggatgataaaaatattattgatGATCAACAAGATATGcataatcataatatagataatactatgaaaaattattctaatttatataatattaataaagaTCACAATAAAATAGCTATCATTTCAAAAATAGAAAAACCTTCAGcaattaaaaatattgaaaatattattaaattatcaGATGGTATTATGATAGCAAGGGGTGATCTAGGAATCGAAACCAACTTATCCAATTTACCtattttacaaaaaaaacttataaatttatgtagaattaaatataataaaccAGTAATTGTAGCAACACAAATGATGGAAAGTATGAGATTTCTTCCATCTCCTACAAGAGCAGAAGTTACAGATGTAGCTACAGCATTATATGACGGATCTGATTGTGTTATGTTATCTGCAGAAACAGCTACAGGACAATATCCAGTACTAACCGTGTCGacacaaaataaaattattaaagatgttgaaaatgattattattattatgaatatacaCAAAGgaaaaatgataaattaaaaatgttggatcataaaaataattgttgtcatcaaaataataatattcaagaaattaataaatataataatgaatatattcaaaataataaatgtgatcatacaaatgaaaatgatatatcCTATTTTGATAAACTCATTTTTAGTATTAGAGACataagtaataatattaatttaaaatcAATCATTCTATTCTCAAatgaatttaataaaattcaAAAACTAAGTAATTTAAGAACAAAAGCACCAATCATAGTTATTAcagaaaataaatatttagCTAGGAAATTACAATTAACATGGGGTATATATCCACACCTTTCcaaaaaacaaaatttatttaaccatgatttattttcattaattAATTATGGATGTGATGTATCCAAAAAAGAAGGATTTGTAAATTCACCTGATGAATATTCTCTTGTCACgttttcaaaaaatataaattcGGCAAATTTACTTTATTTATGTCAACCCTGTCTAACAAATTAA